One genomic region from Burkholderia latens encodes:
- the msrB gene encoding peptide-methionine (R)-S-oxide reductase MsrB, translating to MSHDSDDKTYPYQKDDAELRRRLTPMQYEVTQHAATERAFTGEYTDTEDPGIYKCVVCSTPLFESGAKFHSGCGWPSYFKPLNGEVIDEKIDRSHGMVRVEVRCNHCGAHLGHVFEDGPRDKTGLRYCINSAALNFESRPENE from the coding sequence ATGTCACACGATTCCGACGACAAAACCTACCCGTATCAGAAAGACGACGCCGAACTTCGCCGGCGCCTCACGCCGATGCAGTACGAGGTCACGCAGCATGCGGCGACCGAGCGTGCGTTCACCGGCGAATACACCGACACCGAAGATCCGGGCATCTACAAATGCGTGGTCTGCAGCACGCCGCTGTTCGAGTCGGGCGCGAAGTTCCATTCGGGCTGCGGCTGGCCCAGCTACTTCAAGCCGCTGAACGGCGAGGTGATCGACGAGAAGATCGACCGCTCGCACGGGATGGTGCGTGTCGAAGTCCGCTGCAACCATTGCGGCGCACACCTCGGTCACGTGTTCGAGGACGGCCCGCGCGACAAGACCGGTTTGCGGTACTGCATCAATTCGGCTGCGTTAAACTTCGAGTCCCGACCCGAAAACGAATGA
- a CDS encoding septation protein A, translating into MKFLFDLFPIILFFAAFKVWGIFTATAVAIVATLAQVAWVAFRHRKVDTMLWVSLGVIVVFGGATLVLHDEKFIQWKPTVLYWLFAIGLLAARYAFGNNLIEKMMGKQLTLPHPVWDKLNVAWALFFAVLGVANLYVVHNFTESQWVNFKLFGTTGAMVVFIILQSLWLTKYLKDE; encoded by the coding sequence ATGAAATTCCTGTTCGATCTGTTTCCGATCATCCTGTTTTTTGCCGCCTTCAAGGTCTGGGGCATCTTCACCGCCACCGCGGTCGCGATCGTCGCGACGCTGGCCCAGGTCGCATGGGTCGCCTTCCGGCACCGGAAAGTCGACACGATGCTGTGGGTCAGCCTTGGCGTGATCGTCGTGTTCGGCGGCGCCACCCTCGTCCTGCATGACGAGAAATTCATTCAATGGAAACCGACTGTGCTGTACTGGCTGTTTGCGATCGGGCTGCTCGCCGCGCGCTATGCGTTCGGGAACAACCTGATCGAGAAGATGATGGGCAAGCAGCTCACGCTGCCGCACCCCGTGTGGGACAAGCTGAACGTCGCATGGGCGCTGTTCTTCGCGGTGCTCGGCGTCGCGAACCTGTACGTGGTGCACAACTTCACCGAATCTCAGTGGGTGAACTTCAAGCTGTTCGGCACGACGGGCGCGATGGTCGTGTTCATCATCCTGCAGAGCCTGTGGCTCACGAAGTACCTGAAGGACGAATGA
- a CDS encoding BolA family protein produces the protein MADVFLNASPDERIALIEARLTASLAPLSLAVRDDSAQHAGHAGAAAGGHYTVTIVSAAFAGKPRVARHRLVYDALADAMQRGIHALAIVAYTPEEFNESSI, from the coding sequence ATGGCCGACGTCTTTTTGAACGCCTCGCCGGACGAGCGCATCGCACTGATCGAAGCGCGCCTCACCGCGTCGCTCGCGCCGCTGTCGCTCGCGGTGCGCGACGACAGCGCGCAGCACGCCGGTCACGCCGGCGCCGCCGCCGGCGGCCATTACACGGTGACCATCGTGTCGGCCGCCTTCGCTGGCAAGCCACGCGTCGCACGCCACCGGCTGGTGTATGATGCGCTCGCTGATGCGATGCAGCGCGGCATTCACGCGCTCGCGATCGTGGCGTACACGCCCGAAGAATTCAACGAATCTTCAATCTAG